A region of Actinomycetota bacterium DNA encodes the following proteins:
- a CDS encoding NIL domain-containing protein, protein MPHRHLQLTFGPDTTTEPIIYMMVKHHQVIPNIRRANIDQHVGWMVLDLEGETTDLDGATAYLKSLGIEVSAPEGDIVAG, encoded by the coding sequence ATGCCTCACCGCCACTTGCAGTTGACCTTCGGCCCAGACACCACGACCGAGCCGATCATCTACATGATGGTCAAGCACCACCAGGTCATTCCGAATATTCGCCGGGCAAACATCGATCAGCATGTCGGCTGGATGGTGCTGGATCTCGAGGGCGAAACAACTGATCTTGATGGAGCCACGGCCTACCTGAAGTCGCTCGGCATTGAAGTGTCAGCGCCTGAGGGCGACATCGTCGCTGGCTGA